The DNA sequence CCGTTATTTGTCCGGGTGGTATGATGACTATGGCTAGCAGAGAGGTTATGGTAAAAACAGGTTGCCAATGGCCAGCAGTCCATAGGGATGCAAAAAAAATGGCAGAACTTTCGATTGCTATGCGCAGTGAAACGGGAATGGAGAATCTGGGCATCCCTTTTTGTATGACTGTGGAAGCCGAGGCTTTCGGTGGAGAGGTGGAGGATGGTGATGAGACCACGGAACCTAACATAGTTCATTATCCATTAAAGTCGGTAAAGCAGTGGAAGAATCTAAAGGAACTTGATCCTTATAAAGATGGACGTCTTCCAACAATTCTTGAATGTACAGCAATAGTAAGCCGAAAGGTTCCAGATACTCCTGTCATAGGTAATTTAGTTGGTCCTTTCAGTCTTGCTACCTCGTTGATTGAGGCAATGACACTGTTTAAAGCACTCCTGCGGGAACCTGATGATGTCCACGGTTTACTTTCGTTCTTAATAAAGAATAGTATCAAATATGGTAAGGCACTTATCAATAACGGTGCTGACCTCATTGTGATATCCGATCCTTCTGCAACTGGTGAGATACTCGGACCAAAACTATTCAAAGAGTTTGCAATTCCGTATTTGAATAGAATGATAAACCATATCCATATGTTTGAGAAACTCGTTATCGTACATATATGTGGAGATATAAGCGCTATTTACGGCCCTCTCAATGAGCTTGACGCTGAATGCATAAGTGTAGACTCTGCAGTAAACATAAAAGAGGCAAGGGCTATGATTCCAGGAAAAAAGCTTATGGGTAATGTAAGTACTATACTCCTACAAAAGGGCCCTATTCTCCATATACAAAAGATCTCAAAAAATCTTTTAGATCTTGGTGTCGATATCCTTGCCCCGGCATGTGGTCTCAGTGCTAAGACACCCGTTAGACATATAAAAGCTATGACGGAAGCAGCAATATTAGACTCTTGAAAAAATTACTGAGGGTTTCTATAACGTTTAGGAATTTCAATTCCGTAGGGCAACCCTTTAGGGTTGCCTGGCAAGGCTAAAGCCTTGCCCTACATCTTAATCTGCAAGTAGAGTTACGGTGTTCCGTGTTCCTACAATATGAAATTTATGTTTATTGATATTTAAGGTAAATAGATAATGTATAGTGTAAAACTGACTTTTTATCCCTCTAGAATAACGGGGTCTGTACCAAAAGGAATTACGATCCTTGAGGCAGCAAGAAAGCTTGGTGTTACTATTGAAGGTCCGTGCGGCGGTACCGGAAAGTGCGGGAAGGATCTTGTGCAGGTAAGAGTAAATAAGACCCTTACTACAGTGCTTGCCTGTAGAACTGCTGCAGAAACTGACATGGAAATTATCATCCCTTGTCATGAAAAGAAAACCACGAAGATTGTTGATGGCTTCTATACAGAGAATACAAGGAAACGAAATATCAATCCTTCTGTATGGAAAGATATATTTTATAATGATCAGGGTGCTTGTTTTACAAAGGTATACATGAACGATAGACCCGTGGCTATTGAAGAGGGTGATACGAGATCTCAGATGTATGGAATTGCTTTAGACATCGGTACAACGACATTAGTAGCATCACTCGTTAACCTTATCAATGGCGAAATAGTAGGCGCTACTTCAACACTGAATCCCCTCGTATATTATGGTCATGATGTTATGTCGCGAATAAAGTATTCAACATCACATCATGATGGTCTTCTTAGAATGCACAAAGAGCTTATATCCGCTATTAATCTTTTAATTTTCCTTGTATCATCTGAAAAAGGTGTAAAGCCAGAAAATATCTATCAAACCGTAGCGGCTGGTAATACTACGATGCAGCATATCTTTTTACATAAGGAAATCAAGGGAATTGGTGAGTATCCATATAAGGCCGAGATACTTAATACCTTTACCACTACAGCGAAAGAGCTTTCTATTTCAACAGCGGTATATGCCACAGTAACAATCCTTCCCTGTATTTCAGCCTATGTTGGTGGAGATACAGTCTCTGGACTTGTAGCTATTGACCATATGGTACACGGGCAGGCAAACCCGTGTACCATATCCGGAAAATTTGAAGCTGGTAAATTACCAGCCCTTTTTGTTGATATTGGTACCAACGGCGAAATGGTTCTTTTGCTGGAGGATAGAATGGTAGCGACATCCACTGCTGCGGGACCGTGTTTTGAGGGGATGACCATAAGTTCCGGCATGAGGGCCGGAGAAGGTGCAATCGAGCATGTTTGTCTGGGAGATAAACTTCTCCTGGAAGTAATAGGGAATAGCCAGCCAAGGGGTATCTGTGGAAGCGGGCTTTTAGATATCGTTTCAGAACTTATACGGGTTGGACTTGTGAATTCTAAAGGGCGATTGCAGGGTAAGGAAGGCAATGGGCTACCTGAAGAGTATAAAAAATGTCTGTTCGAGAAAAATGGGAAACGGCATTTTCAATTATCAGATGATGTCGCAATATCCCAGGAGGATATAAGGCAGGTTCAGCTAGCGAAAGCGGCTATCAGGACCGGCGTTGAGATGTTGTTAGCTATCTGTAATTGTAAGCCGGAGGGATTGAGAATGGTTATCATTGCAGGCGCATTTGGGTATCATCTGAAACAAGAGAGTCTTTTCAGGGTCGGTTTTTTCCCGGAACTTAAAAATGCAAGGCTTTCTTTTGTAGGTAATTCAAGTCTGGAAGGTGCTGTAATGGTAATGCTGAATAAGGACATTGTTCATAGTGCAGCTCATATTGCCAGAAATACCCAGGTTATAGAGCTCTCTCAGCTTGCAGAATTTGAAAGTATTTATATTAGAGAAATGCATTTTCCCTAGAAAATAGAAACGTGAATTTATTGTGGAGCTTGTTCAAAAACCTCTCTGAGAAGTCTCGTTACTCTTGCTGCTGGGTCTTTACGGATTTTACTTTCTTCTTCACCTAATACATGAAATAATCCATCAAGAGCCTTTTGTAATACATAGCGGTCCAAATCAAGCGCCATAAATTTATTTACAAACGGGATAGATTCATATTTATCTACGATCTCGTTGTATTTCTTGGTAACATCATATTTAGTTAATGCCTCTTTTACTGTTGGTTGGTACTTCTCTACAAGTTTGCTATACGTCTTTTCTTTAAGATAATCAGTGGCAGCTGTATCGCCGCCTTTATAAACTTTTATTACATTATCAAATGTCATATCAAAAATTGCATCGAGGAATATATCTTTGGCTTCCGGAGCTGCCTTTTCTGCCGCTCTATTCATACTTAAAATAAACTCGTCGAGTTTCTCTCCTGCGCCTATCGTACGCAGAGTTTTATCAAGAATTTCGAATTTTTCAGGTAGTGATATCTTAATCGATTCATTGTCAAAATATCCATTAGGTTTACCCGTTGTTTTAATTGCATTTTGAATACCAACCTTGAGGGCTTCTTTTAATCCGGAGACGATCTTTTTATCACTGAGGTTTTTTTGAGAGTTGAAAATTTCAGAAAGCCAATCAAATTGAGCAGAAGCCTTGAATGTCGTAATGAGAATAAAAAAGAGAATGATTAAGAATTGAAAAATTTTTTTTTGTAGTAATTTCATATGAATCCCTTACTGTAATGAAAAGAATGGTTAACAAATTCGAGATTATTAACTCATTTTTACTATAACTTTTTTACATCGAGCATTCAATAGGTAAGAATAACTAAATAAGAATTTATTCCCATTTTTTTACAGGTTTATAGAATAATTTTCTAAAGCTTTAGAAAAATTTTAATCATAGAGGAAAAAGTCATTCAAGATATAGATACTCTGAAAGTTATTTAAATCTGATAGTAATCTTAAAGGTTTAGATGTTACAACTTTTGAATTTTTAAATATTTAGATACTAATGCTTTATTGGTTCCAAATATGTTTTGAAAATGTATTTTGCCAGTTAGAAATTTGTAAATATAAAGATGGTATAGTGTTTGCTAATTATGACAATTGCATGAATCTTGAGTGTAAAGGAGCCAGTCCTTTTTAGAGAGGAAATTATTTTATAGGGGAATTTTAGAAAGGGAGGGGTATAGTTATGAAGTGGTTTGAATTGAATAAGTCGTATCTGGTTTTATTTGTAATATTTTTGTCAGGAATTTATGGATGTAGCTATAAAGGAACTGAGGTTGAAGAAAAACCGCCTTATGCACATGGGCATATCGAAGAAGAACCGCCACCCAGGCATCATCAGGCAATGCATAAACAGAAAGAGCCGGCTAAGGCAGAATCAGATATGCTGGTAATTATGGGGGCATTTCCCACAGGGGATCCGCACAGTAGTGTAATCCTTGTGGAAACAATGGTTCCTAGAATGGGTCAGGTTAATCAGCCATATGAATATCTTATCAAGGTTACCAATCTTACACAAGTACCCGTTAGAGATGTTGAAGTTGTTCAAACACTTTCAGAAAAATTTCAAATTAAGAAATCTGATCCTGAGATGCAAAAACCTCTCAAAGAGGGTGTTGCTAAATGGTTAATAGGGGATATTAAATCGAAAGAGACTAAGGTAATAAGGGTCACCGGTGTACCTACGACAGAAGGTGAAATACCGTTTTGCACGACCGCAACGTACAACTTACCGGAATTTTGTGTAACCCCGGTGATTGTTCAGCCAAAATTAAGCCTTGCCAAACGTATGCCGTCTGAAGTTTTAATCTGTGATCCCATTCCTGTAACTCTTATCATAAGCAATACCGGTACTGGAGTTGCCCAAGATGTTCAGATTAAGGAATCTTTGCCTTCAGGATTAACAACTGCGGATGGTAAGGCGAGTATAATGCAGACAATTGGCTCGTTGCAGCCAAAAGAGTCACGTGAAGTTTCATTAACCCTTAAGGCAGAAAAGACCGGTCAGTATACCAATGTTGCAACAGCGTCTGGTGTGGGTGGATTAAGTGCCGAATCTAATTCTACTACAGTTATCGTGAAACAGCCGATATTGGCAATTGAGAAAACAGGTCCTGAAAAGAGGTATGTAGGCCGAAAAATTACTTACGATATTGAAGTTAGTAACGAAGGTGATGGCCAAGCAGCATCAACAGTTATTGAAGACACTATACCTGCCAATGCATCATTTGTAAGTGCAAGCAATGGAGGTACATTTGCTGGCAATACTGTTAAATGGAATGTAGGGACTCTGCAACCTAAAGATTCTGAAAAAGTAAGTGTAACACTTCGTGCCGAAAGTATAGGAAAGGCAGAAAACAAAGCGGTTGCAAAGGCCGTTTGTGCCGAGGCTGTATCTACATCGGCTGTGACTCAGATATTAGGTATACCCGCGATCTTACTTGAGGTAATAGATGTTGAAGATCCAGTTGCCGTTGGCGATTCTGTAACCTATGTGATAACGGTAACCAACCAGGGTTCTGATACAAGCACAAACACGGAGATTACCTGCACATTAGAAGATACCATGCAATACGTATCATCAACTGGACCTACAAAGGCAATCGTAGAAGGGAAAGAGGTAAGTTTTGGTCCACTACCAACGTTAGCCCCGAAAGCACAAGCAAGCTGGAAGCTTATCGTCAAGGCTGTGGATGAAGGCGATGTTAGACTTAAGGTTAGTTTGATGGAGGATTGTTTAGAGAGACCGGTTGAAGAAACAGAAGCTACTAACTTCTATCAATAATACTGCCGAATTTGGCGTATAGGTAGCTTAGGATTAAAGTTTGATTTTTCATAAATGTATATTTTATTAATAAAAAGCCGGGGCGTTTTTTAACGCAACGGCTTTTTTTATTTATAAAAGATATATCAATGCTATATGTTTACATTTTTAAATTTTTTAATAAAAGGATTATATGTATGAATAGAGGGTATGGAGTAAATTCTTTACTATTTTTATTACTTATCTTAACAACCAGTATCTGTAGTTGTGGATATCAAAGAAGTAGTATTAGAGAAGATACGAAAACGTATGCATATGGCCGTTCGGAAGATACCGTATCCTCATCTGCAAACCGTAAATATCTATCTACGGAAAGAGATACGAAAAAACGTGGAATTTACGGCACATTTACTACTGGCAATAAAAGTCATGGTGTTATCTTTATAGAGAAAGATATTCCAACAGAAGTCCTGGCCGGACAACTTTTTAATTACAGTATTAATGTTACGAATGTTACTGATATGAATATAAAAGACGTTGAGTTGATTGAGACAATTTCCCATAAATTTAAGGTAAAAAACTCAATTCCTAAAATGAAAGATAATATAAGGGAAGGCTCCGCGCGATGGTTTGTAGGAAATTTAGGTCCCAGAGAGACCAAAGTAATTCGTATTACGGGAGTTGCTATGGAAACAGGGGAGATACCTTTTTGCACAGACGTTGTATATAAATTACCACCATTTTGTGTTACTACAACTGTAGTACAACCAAAACTGAATCTCACCAAACGCATGCCTGCTGAGGTTATGATGTGTGATACAATACCAGTAACTTTTGTTGTAAGCAATACTGGTACAGGTGTTGCCCGGGATGTTCAGATTAAGGAAACTTTGCCATCAGGGTTAAATACGGTAACTGGTGAAACTAACGTAATGCAGGAGATTGGTGCGTTACAATCGGGCGAATCACGTGAGATTTCTTTAACCCTTAAGCCGGTTAAAACTGGTAAATATACCAATACTGCAGTGGCTACTGCAGAAGGTGGATTAAGCGCAAAATCTAACGCAGCTACCGTCACGG is a window from the Candidatus Jettenia sp. genome containing:
- a CDS encoding MtaA/CmuA family methyltransferase; amino-acid sequence: MIRNSVSNLLITMIEKERLLKVLQGKHVDRTPVICPGGMMTMASREVMVKTGCQWPAVHRDAKKMAELSIAMRSETGMENLGIPFCMTVEAEAFGGEVEDGDETTEPNIVHYPLKSVKQWKNLKELDPYKDGRLPTILECTAIVSRKVPDTPVIGNLVGPFSLATSLIEAMTLFKALLREPDDVHGLLSFLIKNSIKYGKALINNGADLIVISDPSATGEILGPKLFKEFAIPYLNRMINHIHMFEKLVIVHICGDISAIYGPLNELDAECISVDSAVNIKEARAMIPGKKLMGNVSTILLQKGPILHIQKISKNLLDLGVDILAPACGLSAKTPVRHIKAMTEAAILDS
- a CDS encoding DUF11 domain-containing protein, encoding MKWFELNKSYLVLFVIFLSGIYGCSYKGTEVEEKPPYAHGHIEEEPPPRHHQAMHKQKEPAKAESDMLVIMGAFPTGDPHSSVILVETMVPRMGQVNQPYEYLIKVTNLTQVPVRDVEVVQTLSEKFQIKKSDPEMQKPLKEGVAKWLIGDIKSKETKVIRVTGVPTTEGEIPFCTTATYNLPEFCVTPVIVQPKLSLAKRMPSEVLICDPIPVTLIISNTGTGVAQDVQIKESLPSGLTTADGKASIMQTIGSLQPKESREVSLTLKAEKTGQYTNVATASGVGGLSAESNSTTVIVKQPILAIEKTGPEKRYVGRKITYDIEVSNEGDGQAASTVIEDTIPANASFVSASNGGTFAGNTVKWNVGTLQPKDSEKVSVTLRAESIGKAENKAVAKAVCAEAVSTSAVTQILGIPAILLEVIDVEDPVAVGDSVTYVITVTNQGSDTSTNTEITCTLEDTMQYVSSTGPTKAIVEGKEVSFGPLPTLAPKAQASWKLIVKAVDEGDVRLKVSLMEDCLERPVEETEATNFYQ
- a CDS encoding ASKHA domain-containing protein is translated as MYSVKLTFYPSRITGSVPKGITILEAARKLGVTIEGPCGGTGKCGKDLVQVRVNKTLTTVLACRTAAETDMEIIIPCHEKKTTKIVDGFYTENTRKRNINPSVWKDIFYNDQGACFTKVYMNDRPVAIEEGDTRSQMYGIALDIGTTTLVASLVNLINGEIVGATSTLNPLVYYGHDVMSRIKYSTSHHDGLLRMHKELISAINLLIFLVSSEKGVKPENIYQTVAAGNTTMQHIFLHKEIKGIGEYPYKAEILNTFTTTAKELSISTAVYATVTILPCISAYVGGDTVSGLVAIDHMVHGQANPCTISGKFEAGKLPALFVDIGTNGEMVLLLEDRMVATSTAAGPCFEGMTISSGMRAGEGAIEHVCLGDKLLLEVIGNSQPRGICGSGLLDIVSELIRVGLVNSKGRLQGKEGNGLPEEYKKCLFEKNGKRHFQLSDDVAISQEDIRQVQLAKAAIRTGVEMLLAICNCKPEGLRMVIIAGAFGYHLKQESLFRVGFFPELKNARLSFVGNSSLEGAVMVMLNKDIVHSAAHIARNTQVIELSQLAEFESIYIREMHFP
- a CDS encoding DUF11 domain-containing protein, whose product is MNRGYGVNSLLFLLLILTTSICSCGYQRSSIREDTKTYAYGRSEDTVSSSANRKYLSTERDTKKRGIYGTFTTGNKSHGVIFIEKDIPTEVLAGQLFNYSINVTNVTDMNIKDVELIETISHKFKVKNSIPKMKDNIREGSARWFVGNLGPRETKVIRITGVAMETGEIPFCTDVVYKLPPFCVTTTVVQPKLNLTKRMPAEVMMCDTIPVTFVVSNTGTGVARDVQIKETLPSGLNTVTGETNVMQEIGALQSGESREISLTLKPVKTGKYTNTAVATAEGGLSAKSNAATVTVRKPVLAITKTGPDKRYIGRKITYDIIVSNKGDGPALSTVIEDTIPVNIAFVSASSGGLLTGRSVVWNLGTLQPQDSKKVRLTLRADGIGRAINKATAKAVCSEPVSASAVTEILGIPAILLEVIDTLDPTEVGEAETYVITVTNQGSDVSTNIKIACLLEDSMQYVSSSGPTTGVLDGKTLNFSPLASLAPKAKVSWKVVIKAMSSGDARFKVSMIEDCLARPVEETEATNFYK
- a CDS encoding DUF4197 domain-containing protein; translation: MKLLQKKIFQFLIILFFILITTFKASAQFDWLSEIFNSQKNLSDKKIVSGLKEALKVGIQNAIKTTGKPNGYFDNESIKISLPEKFEILDKTLRTIGAGEKLDEFILSMNRAAEKAAPEAKDIFLDAIFDMTFDNVIKVYKGGDTAATDYLKEKTYSKLVEKYQPTVKEALTKYDVTKKYNEIVDKYESIPFVNKFMALDLDRYVLQKALDGLFHVLGEEESKIRKDPAARVTRLLREVFEQAPQ